The genomic segment AAGAGTAGTTCTTAGCAGGGTTGGGTTTAGCAACAGAAAATGACTTTGTAGCTGAATAACTCCTAGTCTGACCTAGCGCACCACCCCTTTCACCCCCATCAGACTTACTTCTTCCCGTAGGAAAGTTTTCACGGCCAAAGTGGGCTCTTCTGGTCCCTGTCCTTGCTGACAAGAAGACTTCTGCCAAACTTGCCGCCTCCTCTGCAGATGTTGGGGCTCGTTCCCGGATCCACACCTCCAAGTCCGGATTCACCATCCTCAGGAACTGCTCCATGATCATCAGTTCTGAAATGTTCTTCACTGTAGAAGTCTCTGGTTTAACCCACTTATAGAACATGTCTTTGAGCCGAACATAAAGTTCTTTCGGCGTCTCACCCTGATGAATGTCCAGGGATTGAAACCTCCTTCTATAGGTGTCGGCAGTTATCTCATATTTGGTCAGAACGGCATCTTTCACCTTGTCATACATGTGAGAATCAGCAATGTCCATCAGCACATAAGCACTACGTGCTTTCCCAGTAAGTAGCGGAACCAGTCGGACTGCCCACTCCTCTTTAGGCCAATGACAGACCTTAGCTATCCTTTCAAAAGTTGTCAAGAAGTGCTCCACATCATCATCAGAAGCCAATGGAAGCAGCTTTGGCTCCCTCTATGTGGCTGGAAGCTGGAAAGACATCTGACTTCGTCCATCATCATGGCTGTCGCCGTCGTCATCATGAGTGTGAGGATCCTCCTCCAAAAAGTCACCCTCATGTTGTCGTTCCTCCTTCAATTCCTCCACATGAGTCTGGAGTTGTCGAAACTGTTGTTGTAAATTCTTCCATCTTACTTCTTGGCGTGCTGATTCCTTCTCAATCTGCTGGTCTCGGGCAGTTTGAGACTGCATCAGTGACTTGACGAGGCTAGCCAGCTGATCCAGTTTGTCATCAGCGCTAGCACcagcagctgcttcagctccacTCATAGCAGCACTACTCTCTGGATTCTCAGTTTCATTACTTCTTTTACCACCTCTTGTCATCATCGTCTCATTGTTCGTCCAAAAGCCACACTTCTGACACCATTTGTCACTTTGACCGGCGGAGGCTCTGCGTTTCAAGAAGGAAGTGAGGCAACAAATGTCtttgaggtggatttatttgggAGCTCCAAATCTTCATTACACCAGCACCCTTCCCTCCTTAGTGAAACAAAGAAGCTGACATTTATACCTGAGGCAAGTTCCAACACTTACACCAGGTAAAGGGgtgatccaaaaagaaaagacaaacaaacactacttacacaaacctaacaataaatgatccaacaaatatttacatgcatgcaaattattaaaattaaactaatctaaagtcaatcaaaagtaaatataactaaatataaatcctCAGAGTATTCCCCCTCTTAATGGAAGTTGGTATGCTCCAGGAGCATTCGTCTCCCTCTCTGATCCACCTTGCTGAGACACACCCAGAAAGGCAAATACTCAATTAACTCAAATTGAACTAATCTAAATCAAAACGAACTGACATTTCCCCCTCTCTCCCACATTCTCCGAACAGGAAAGATGGCCAGTCTCCCCCCCACAAAGAATGTTCACCAAATGTCACAatataactaaacaaaaactaatacaaacacatttgaactgaaaacaacataatatcaataatcaacATGGGATGGAACCCATGGTCTCCATCAcatatgttgcccttcagtaatacttagatttaaatagagaagatgggcacatcgactacctgatgcaatagttcacactacatgattttttgctcctatttttccccttacaacaatcttagatcgttggtctttctaagattgtgtggtgtgttacggtagatcgtcgttgccgctccgatctaaatccggtggaaacaacattaatgtttattcaacatgcaaagaatatagaaatgacaaggggaggagttggagcgaaattgctaccgcacttgataaacccggtaacttttcagttgttcttcgttaacgtgacgtaaataggttataatgattttcattcagtcaggactttacggtgacactagccacatgcattgcaggtagattgtagtaaagcattgattaatggctggttttaaaattagttaactggacttgtagtcattattttgtgcccattgttggactccacacggcaggaacgaaccgatcgaaccgttgtacctaggatttctgtcggctaacgtgtggtctcaggttttgaaaatgggccgacaatcagccgacagctctaagatcgtgtagtgtgcgctgggctttacactaaggaaataatgaagggagggtcagtggagagcaccggagttgagccttttttcattcagtgccattaacagaaagagaaaaaggccggtagagacgataatgccgataattaaaatgacgttgatagttttaatttatcgtacgattgattgatttaccgtttatcgcgacaggcctagatATACATATAATCCATGATGTGAG from the Xiphophorus maculatus strain JP 163 A chromosome 20, X_maculatus-5.0-male, whole genome shotgun sequence genome contains:
- the LOC111605792 gene encoding uncharacterized protein LOC111605792; the protein is MMTRGGKRSNETENPESSAAMSGAEAAAGASADDKLDQLASLVKSLMQSQTARDQQIEKESARQEVRWKNLQQQFRQLQTHVEELKEERQHEGDFLEEDPHTHDDDGDSHDDGRKEWAVRLVPLLTGKARSAYVLMDIADSHMYDKVKDAVLTKYEITADTYRRRFQSLDIHQGETPKELYVRLKDMFYKWVKPETSTVKNISELMIMEQFLRMVNPDLEVWIRERAPTSAEEAASLAEVFLSARTGTRRAHFGRENFPTGRSKSDGGERGGALGQTRSYSATKSFSVAKPNPAKNYSSSRPDVRCFQCNRMGHTQYTCPATIRSKPSLLCSVPRPPSPSPAPESAHTVPVLVNGQRETALLDTGSFKSVVLSSLVPRELWGDAKTKISCIHGDEMEYPVAEIYLTIGGQTFLLPVALASRLPYAVILGLDVPTLTDLVSNTAAGHLTQTDGHEGSQVKTQNTTLFQKHVPIVAGAELSSPICSLVTTRAQAVQNSLKELPFYDVELEVGGVKPSKSRAQRRKEKFLGSARMEVEGKMKPCPLFDFDIPSDISAHQRSDPTLKPWFDKVTEVEGKK